Proteins encoded in a region of the Rhizobium sp. CC-YZS058 genome:
- a CDS encoding DUF6030 family protein, giving the protein MAGRAKAERRGGRLFFWFAFLLVVAAIIATVLLANNRRNLDRLLQALPAIPGLTRVQGPATGLIKGDRTVRVMKGRRVPAATIVAPQKLFASLDAPEQSFLRAIRSDPRALCDRLKDGGFPDIAWSKSAAGGGSWECSSMHSIGAPADDGRVQSSVFVSVKGAGEDTVDSFRVKLNIERPEDRAEVSKTGAAAAAAFLRQVQWAGDGTVIERVQSLQEFDLKDFGSRIQLRKEFGSVPRYNFLASEAFSRHRRTGADRYFDRALWLAYNGSPRETTGIDPSVLPPRRVTTVRQKDIETTPLPPPEFRQPMPEEILERPDAVEPLPAEGDP; this is encoded by the coding sequence GTGGCAGGCCGGGCAAAGGCGGAACGGCGCGGCGGGCGCCTCTTCTTCTGGTTCGCCTTCCTGCTGGTGGTGGCAGCCATCATCGCCACCGTGCTTCTTGCCAACAACCGCCGCAATCTCGATCGCCTGCTGCAGGCTCTCCCTGCCATTCCGGGATTGACGCGGGTCCAGGGTCCAGCCACGGGGCTTATCAAGGGCGACCGCACCGTCCGGGTGATGAAGGGGCGGCGCGTGCCGGCAGCCACGATCGTCGCGCCGCAGAAGCTCTTCGCCAGCCTGGACGCGCCGGAACAGAGCTTCCTGCGCGCGATCCGCAGCGATCCGCGCGCGCTCTGCGACCGGCTGAAGGACGGCGGTTTCCCGGACATCGCCTGGTCGAAGAGTGCCGCCGGCGGCGGCAGCTGGGAATGTTCGTCGATGCATTCCATCGGCGCTCCTGCCGACGACGGTCGCGTCCAGTCTTCGGTCTTCGTGTCGGTGAAGGGTGCGGGAGAAGACACCGTCGACTCCTTCCGCGTGAAGCTCAACATCGAGCGGCCGGAGGATCGGGCGGAGGTTTCGAAGACGGGCGCCGCAGCGGCGGCCGCCTTCCTGCGCCAGGTGCAATGGGCAGGTGACGGAACGGTGATCGAGCGGGTCCAGTCGCTTCAGGAATTCGACCTCAAGGACTTCGGCAGCCGCATCCAGCTGCGCAAGGAATTCGGCTCGGTGCCGCGCTATAATTTCCTGGCGAGCGAAGCCTTCTCGCGCCATCGCCGCACCGGTGCGGATCGCTACTTCGACCGCGCCCTCTGGCTGGCCTACAACGGGTCGCCGCGCGAGACGACCGGGATCGACCCATCTGTGCTGCCGCCACGCCGCGTGACGACGGTTCGCCAAAAGGACATCGAGACCACGCCGCTGCCGCCGCCGGAGTTCCGTCAACCCATGCCGGAGGAGATTTTAGAGCGGCCGGATGCGGTAGAGCCCTTGCCCGCGGAGGGCGATCCGTGA
- a CDS encoding sugar transferase: protein MKRAIDIAGAFSGLLVLAPVLLLIALLIKLESKGPVFFRQLRTGRNEVPFEILKFRSMYTDRCDRSGVQQTISGDPRITKVGCFLRRTNLDEIPQLWNVLVGDMSLVGPRPHVPDMLAAGRDYADLVRGYENRHLMRPGLTGLAQARGLRGPTTHRWMAIRRIFCDVEYVRNFSLLLDIKIILRTLINELRGGTGF, encoded by the coding sequence ATGAAGCGCGCCATCGACATTGCCGGCGCATTCAGCGGGCTTCTGGTGCTGGCGCCCGTGCTTCTGCTCATCGCCCTGCTGATCAAGCTGGAAAGCAAGGGTCCGGTCTTCTTCCGCCAGCTGCGCACCGGCCGCAACGAAGTGCCGTTCGAAATCCTCAAGTTCCGCTCCATGTACACCGATCGCTGCGATCGCTCGGGCGTGCAGCAGACGATCAGCGGCGATCCGCGCATCACCAAGGTCGGCTGCTTCCTGCGCCGCACCAATCTGGACGAGATCCCGCAGCTCTGGAACGTGTTGGTCGGTGACATGTCGCTGGTCGGCCCGCGTCCGCATGTGCCGGACATGCTGGCCGCCGGCCGTGATTATGCCGATCTCGTTCGCGGATACGAAAACCGCCACCTGATGCGCCCCGGCCTGACCGGCCTCGCCCAGGCCCGCGGCCTGCGCGGCCCGACGACGCACCGCTGGATGGCGATCCGCCGCATTTTCTGCGACGTCGAATATGTTCGCAATTTCTCGCTGCTGCTCGACATCAAGATCATCCTGCGCACGCTGATCAACGAACTGCGCGGCGGCACGGGCTTTTAA
- a CDS encoding chemotaxis protein CheW, with the protein MSTALKMAGFDGETLEIIAFRLHDQEFCVKTTTIREIRGWAPSTPIPHSPPEVIGVMNLRGTVIPIIDLAHKLGMKSTVANERSAIVVAEVHSMVVGLVVDRVSDILTVQGSQVQPVPEVTTSFDKAYAEGIIANENGMICFLNLARMFKERDIDDLAA; encoded by the coding sequence ATGAGCACCGCACTGAAGATGGCCGGCTTCGACGGCGAAACACTGGAGATCATCGCTTTTCGGCTGCATGATCAGGAATTCTGCGTGAAGACGACCACGATCCGCGAAATCCGCGGCTGGGCGCCCTCCACGCCGATCCCACATTCGCCGCCGGAAGTCATCGGTGTCATGAACCTGCGCGGCACGGTGATCCCGATCATCGATCTCGCCCACAAGCTCGGCATGAAATCGACCGTCGCCAATGAGCGCAGCGCCATCGTCGTGGCCGAGGTCCATTCCATGGTCGTCGGTCTGGTCGTCGATCGGGTGTCCGATATCCTGACCGTCCAGGGCAGCCAGGTGCAGCCGGTGCCGGAGGTGACGACCTCCTTCGACAAGGCCTATGCGGAGGGCATCATTGCCAATGAGAACGGCATGATCTGCTTCCTCAACCTGGCTCGGATGTTCAAGGAACGCGATATCGACGATCTCGCTGCCTGA
- the rocF gene encoding arginase: MASVTLIGAPIEEGSGRRGCSMGPTALRIAGIDRVLESLGFTVHDTGDLRPEPAVEFSAEAALKHLPVVAAYTRALDAATYAAAQSGSVPIILGGDHALSMGSVSGMARHAEAAGRPLFVLWLDAHADFNTPATTPSGNMHGMPVAFFCGQPGFPAILPEDRPKVAPTRVYQIGIRSVDEAERREIATHGVRVYDMRALDENGAAATVREVLSAVEAENGLLHVSFDLDFLDPDIGPGVGTTVPGGATFREAHLIMEMLCDSGCVASLDIVELNPFLDDRGRSARVLVELAASLFGRRILDRPTRSA, translated from the coding sequence ATGGCATCGGTGACCCTGATCGGCGCACCCATCGAAGAAGGCTCCGGACGGCGGGGCTGCAGCATGGGACCGACGGCGCTGCGCATCGCCGGTATCGACCGCGTGCTGGAAAGCCTCGGCTTCACCGTCCACGACACGGGCGACCTCAGACCCGAACCGGCAGTGGAGTTTTCCGCCGAGGCAGCGTTGAAGCACCTGCCGGTCGTTGCCGCCTACACGCGCGCGCTCGATGCGGCGACCTATGCAGCGGCGCAGTCCGGCAGCGTGCCGATCATTTTGGGCGGCGACCACGCGCTGTCCATGGGCAGCGTCTCGGGCATGGCCCGCCATGCGGAAGCGGCCGGGCGTCCGCTTTTCGTGCTCTGGCTCGATGCCCACGCCGATTTCAACACCCCGGCCACCACCCCCTCCGGCAATATGCATGGCATGCCGGTCGCCTTTTTCTGCGGCCAGCCCGGCTTTCCCGCAATCCTGCCCGAAGACCGGCCCAAGGTGGCGCCGACCCGCGTCTACCAGATCGGCATCCGCTCGGTCGACGAGGCGGAGCGGCGCGAGATCGCCACACACGGCGTCCGGGTCTACGATATGCGCGCGCTGGACGAGAACGGAGCGGCCGCCACGGTGCGCGAGGTCCTTTCGGCGGTCGAGGCGGAGAACGGCCTCCTGCATGTCTCCTTCGATCTTGATTTCCTCGATCCCGACATCGGCCCCGGTGTCGGCACGACCGTGCCGGGCGGCGCCACCTTCCGCGAGGCGCATCTGATCATGGAAATGCTCTGCGACAGCGGGTGCGTGGCCTCGCTCGACATCGTCGAGCTCAATCCCTTCCTCGACGATCGCGGCCGCAGCGCCCGGGTTCTCGTGGAACTCGCCGCCAGCCTCTTTGGCCGCCGCATCCTGGATCGCCCCACCCGCAGTGCGTAA
- a CDS encoding dual specificity protein phosphatase family protein, whose product MRKRWKVPLLALATVMVAGGIYLAELQETGNFHEVIPGELYRSAQPTAEEIRDYAARYGIRTVLNLRGADNSAWYKAETEAAAAEKIEHIDFRLSPTKRVTPDTMRRLVALMKAAPKPILIHCRSGSDRTGLASVLYLHEVAGVDEETAEKQLSIYYGHFSIPFLSQAYAMDESWEDLEQLLGMKS is encoded by the coding sequence ATGCGCAAGCGATGGAAAGTGCCTCTTCTGGCGCTGGCAACCGTTATGGTGGCCGGCGGGATCTATCTGGCCGAGCTCCAGGAAACGGGCAATTTCCACGAAGTGATCCCCGGCGAGCTCTATCGCTCCGCGCAGCCGACTGCCGAGGAGATCCGCGACTATGCGGCGCGCTACGGCATTCGCACCGTGTTGAACCTGCGGGGAGCGGACAACTCCGCCTGGTACAAGGCGGAGACCGAAGCCGCGGCCGCGGAAAAGATCGAGCACATCGACTTTCGCCTGTCGCCCACCAAGCGCGTGACACCGGACACGATGCGCAGGCTCGTGGCGCTGATGAAGGCGGCGCCGAAGCCGATCCTGATCCACTGCCGCTCGGGCTCGGACCGCACCGGCCTTGCCAGCGTGCTCTACCTCCATGAGGTCGCCGGCGTGGACGAAGAGACCGCCGAAAAGCAGCTCTCCATCTATTATGGCCACTTCTCGATCCCCTTCCTCTCGCAGGCCTATGCCATGGACGAAAGCTGGGAAGATCTGGAGCAGCTCCTCGGCATGAAGAGCTGA
- a CDS encoding potassium channel family protein, producing MAEQVPEAGKKTTALEALRNRLRGLYYGTDSRALRFQLTIGVIDVLVILFFLAGPYLNPGSSYLVIDYSIAAIIACELFARALVANNAGRFLLKPMTLVDLLILATLLAPQHFSNFAFLRALRIWSFSQSRIFEVVTTKLGCRRYQDVMRACIAFVTFLFLISGFVYTTFFYRDAGINGFVDALYFTVATITTTGFGDITLPGTLGKLTSIVTMIFGVSLFVRLAQTIVRPYKVTYPCPQCGLSRHDADAVHCKACGHILNIPDEGM from the coding sequence ATGGCGGAACAGGTGCCCGAGGCGGGCAAGAAGACGACGGCGCTCGAGGCCTTGCGGAACCGTCTGCGCGGGCTTTACTACGGGACGGACAGCCGCGCCCTGCGCTTCCAGCTGACCATCGGCGTCATCGACGTTCTGGTCATCCTCTTCTTCCTGGCTGGGCCCTATCTCAACCCCGGCAGTTCCTATCTGGTGATCGATTACTCGATCGCCGCCATCATCGCCTGCGAACTCTTCGCGCGCGCGCTCGTTGCCAACAATGCCGGCCGCTTCCTGCTCAAGCCGATGACGCTGGTCGATCTCCTGATTCTCGCCACTCTGCTTGCCCCGCAGCATTTTTCAAATTTCGCCTTCCTGCGGGCGCTGCGGATCTGGTCGTTCAGCCAGAGCCGGATCTTCGAGGTGGTGACGACGAAGCTCGGCTGCCGGCGCTATCAGGACGTGATGCGCGCCTGCATCGCCTTTGTCACCTTCCTCTTCCTCATCTCGGGCTTCGTCTACACCACCTTCTTCTACAGGGATGCCGGCATCAATGGCTTCGTCGATGCGCTCTATTTCACCGTGGCGACGATCACCACCACCGGCTTCGGCGACATCACCCTGCCCGGTACGCTCGGCAAGCTGACCTCGATCGTCACGATGATCTTCGGCGTCTCGCTCTTCGTTCGCCTCGCGCAAACGATCGTTCGCCCGTACAAGGTTACCTACCCCTGCCCCCAATGCGGGCTGAGCCGCCATGATGCCGACGCCGTGCACTGCAAGGCCTGCGGCCATATTCTCAATATTCCCGACGAAGGGATGTAG
- the mprF gene encoding bifunctional lysylphosphatidylglycerol flippase/synthetase MprF — translation MNQDTLPSPSAEDEAGAMSLVDRFGRYSRYLAGGAVLLIAAIVVVAIVRLTSEVRYDDVVAGLAATPFTSILLAVAFTALSFLALTFYDVGALSYVRRKLPYADVALTAFAAYAVGNMAGFGPLSGGAIRYRAYSRLGLRPEEIGGIIAFTTLSFTLGLAALGALSILAIAPEVAPLTGLSAPALRGLSVLVLTGLVALMVAGRDGRVLSFGPLSLRLPDSRTSSRQFLVSVLDLAASASVLFVLLPTDTIGWPAFLAVFSIAVALGVISHVPGGLGVFETVIVAALGHTANVDEVLGALVLYRLIYNVLPLALAVVFVVGAEVRSLMHRPVGSSLRRVAGRLTPLLLSAFALMLAAMLVFSSVTPTPDENLASLSARLPLPVIEGSHFLASLLGLVLIIVARGLAQRLDGAWWAALALSLAALVLSLAKAVALVEASLLGFFIVSLLVSRRMFNRPATMTSAALTVPWLSAMGALCLFALAVLLFVYRDVEYSHDLWWQFEFSAEAPRGLRAVLGLVIFAGAFSTWSLMRPARGAIAAPTAADMDRAMAIVARQGLSDANLVKMGDKSLMFSDEGDAFIMYGRQGRSWIALFDPVGPREAWAELIWRFVESARAAGCRPVFYQVSPAGLSFYADAGLRAFRLGEIASIDLEQFTLKGGKWATLRQTQSRGLRDGLVFELIEPEGVPAILDELQQVSDGWLAHHEAKEKGFSLGFFSPDYMLRQPVGVLRVEGRIVAFANVLVTQTKEEGSVDLMRFAPDAPKGSMDVLFVSLMEHLRDQGFKRFNLGMAPLAGLSERRSSPVWDRVGRTVYEHGERFYNFKGLKAFKAKFHPRWEPRYMAAGSGLNPVISLMDATLLIGGGMKGLVRK, via the coding sequence ATGAACCAAGACACCCTCCCTTCTCCGTCGGCTGAAGATGAAGCCGGCGCGATGTCGCTCGTCGACCGTTTCGGCCGCTACAGCCGCTATCTGGCCGGGGGCGCCGTCCTGCTGATCGCGGCCATCGTCGTGGTCGCCATCGTGCGGCTGACCTCTGAAGTGCGCTATGACGATGTGGTGGCCGGGCTTGCGGCCACGCCCTTCACCTCGATCCTGCTTGCCGTCGCCTTCACTGCGCTCAGCTTCCTGGCGCTGACCTTTTACGATGTGGGCGCGCTCAGCTATGTGCGGCGCAAGCTTCCCTATGCCGATGTGGCGCTGACCGCCTTTGCCGCTTATGCGGTCGGCAACATGGCCGGGTTCGGGCCTTTGAGCGGCGGGGCCATCCGCTACCGGGCCTATTCGCGCCTCGGGCTGCGGCCGGAGGAAATCGGCGGCATCATTGCCTTCACCACCCTGTCCTTCACGCTCGGGCTTGCGGCACTCGGTGCGCTGAGCATTCTGGCGATCGCACCGGAGGTGGCGCCACTGACCGGCCTTTCGGCGCCGGCTCTGCGGGGTCTCTCGGTGCTCGTGCTCACCGGGCTGGTGGCGTTGATGGTGGCCGGCCGGGATGGGCGGGTTCTCTCCTTCGGGCCGCTCTCGCTGCGCCTGCCGGATTCGCGCACCAGCTCGCGGCAATTCCTGGTCTCGGTCCTTGATCTCGCAGCCTCCGCCTCGGTGCTCTTCGTGCTGCTGCCGACGGACACGATCGGCTGGCCGGCCTTCCTCGCCGTCTTCTCGATTGCGGTGGCGCTGGGTGTCATCAGCCATGTGCCGGGCGGCCTCGGCGTCTTCGAAACGGTGATCGTCGCCGCCCTTGGCCACACGGCCAATGTGGACGAGGTGCTGGGCGCGCTCGTGCTGTATCGCCTGATCTACAACGTGTTGCCGCTGGCCCTGGCGGTCGTCTTCGTCGTCGGCGCGGAAGTCCGCAGTCTCATGCATCGCCCGGTCGGGTCCAGTCTGCGGCGCGTCGCGGGGCGGCTGACGCCCCTGCTTCTCTCCGCCTTCGCGCTGATGCTCGCCGCCATGCTTGTCTTTTCGAGCGTGACGCCGACCCCGGACGAAAATCTCGCCTCGCTCTCCGCCCGCCTGCCGCTGCCCGTCATCGAAGGCTCGCATTTCCTGGCGAGCCTGCTCGGCCTCGTGCTGATCATCGTTGCCCGCGGGCTTGCGCAGCGGCTGGATGGAGCGTGGTGGGCCGCGCTCGCCCTTTCGCTCGCCGCCCTCGTGCTATCGCTCGCCAAGGCGGTGGCCCTCGTCGAGGCGAGCCTGCTCGGCTTCTTCATCGTCAGCCTGCTTGTCAGCCGGCGCATGTTCAACCGGCCGGCCACGATGACCAGCGCCGCCCTGACGGTGCCGTGGCTCTCGGCCATGGGCGCTCTCTGCCTCTTTGCGCTCGCCGTCCTGCTCTTCGTCTACCGCGATGTGGAATACAGCCATGATCTCTGGTGGCAGTTCGAGTTTTCGGCGGAAGCGCCGCGCGGGTTGCGTGCCGTTCTGGGTCTCGTCATCTTCGCCGGCGCCTTTTCCACCTGGAGCTTGATGCGGCCTGCGCGTGGCGCGATCGCGGCGCCGACGGCGGCCGACATGGACCGGGCCATGGCCATCGTCGCACGCCAAGGCCTTTCGGATGCCAATCTGGTCAAGATGGGCGACAAGAGCCTGATGTTCTCCGATGAGGGCGATGCCTTCATTATGTATGGCCGCCAGGGTCGGTCCTGGATCGCTCTGTTCGATCCGGTCGGCCCGCGCGAGGCCTGGGCCGAGCTGATCTGGCGCTTCGTCGAAAGCGCGCGCGCCGCCGGCTGCCGTCCGGTCTTCTACCAGGTGTCGCCGGCCGGCCTGTCCTTCTATGCCGATGCCGGCTTGCGCGCCTTTCGCCTGGGCGAGATCGCCAGCATCGACCTCGAACAGTTCACGCTGAAGGGCGGCAAATGGGCGACGCTCCGCCAGACGCAGAGCCGCGGCCTGCGCGATGGCCTGGTGTTCGAGCTGATCGAACCCGAGGGCGTTCCAGCCATTCTCGACGAGCTGCAACAGGTCTCGGATGGCTGGCTCGCGCATCACGAGGCCAAGGAAAAGGGGTTCTCCCTCGGCTTCTTCTCCCCCGATTACATGCTGCGCCAGCCCGTCGGCGTCCTGCGCGTCGAAGGTCGCATCGTCGCCTTCGCCAATGTGCTGGTGACGCAGACGAAGGAGGAAGGCTCGGTCGACCTCATGCGTTTCGCCCCGGATGCGCCCAAGGGCTCGATGGATGTTCTCTTCGTTTCGCTGATGGAGCATCTGCGCGACCAGGGGTTCAAGCGGTTCAATCTCGGCATGGCGCCGCTGGCGGGCCTTTCCGAGCGCCGCTCCTCCCCGGTCTGGGACAGGGTGGGCCGCACGGTCTACGAGCACGGCGAGCGCTTCTACAATTTCAAGGGTCTCAAGGCCTTCAAGGCCAAGTTCCATCCCCGCTGGGAGCCGCGCTATATGGCGGCCGGCAGCGGGCTCAATCCGGTGATCTCGTTGATGGATGCCACCCTGCTGATCGGCGGCGGCATGAAAGGACTGGTGCGCAAATGA
- a CDS encoding virulence factor family protein encodes MKRTTLLTLLAALAVPFAPFISAAPAQAQDAARYDTGMIPTPRILKPQGEVKAAVVLISDAAGWSDKEEGVASRLTGEGSLVIGIDLPRYLAALSKDDGDCVYMVSDIEALSQQVQRSLDKSAYDLPVVAGVGAGGALALAIAAQTPPATIGATIAADPEEGIALLKELCTPADKRTVGDRMIYGLTDGPLPDPVTVLFSDAASAEAKAHVDALVETHQDIDVEEAGSDVWAAFSDALSDRVSNSEADSNPLGLPLTVLEAPKPSDTMAVVLSGDGGWRDIDKEVGDELVKQGIPVAGLDSLRYFWTEKTPQQVATDLSRIIDVYSKRWNAKKVLLIGYSFGADVLPRTYTLLPKADRDRIAQLSLLAVSNQVDYQISVLGWIGAQQNSGSGSPADDLKSIDPKLVQCIYGTDEEDDVCPTLKGTGIEIVPIEGGHHFDEDYPALVKRILDSYAMRLKGQTPPSQPVPQSP; translated from the coding sequence ATGAAACGGACGACTCTTCTGACGCTTTTGGCTGCCCTTGCCGTTCCGTTTGCCCCGTTCATCTCGGCCGCGCCTGCACAGGCACAGGATGCCGCACGGTATGATACCGGCATGATCCCGACGCCCCGGATCCTGAAGCCGCAAGGCGAGGTCAAGGCGGCCGTCGTGCTGATCTCCGATGCGGCCGGCTGGTCGGACAAGGAAGAGGGGGTCGCCAGCCGTTTGACCGGCGAAGGGTCGCTGGTGATCGGCATCGATCTGCCCCGCTACCTCGCCGCACTCTCCAAGGATGACGGCGACTGCGTCTACATGGTCTCCGACATCGAGGCGCTCAGCCAGCAAGTGCAGCGCTCGCTCGATAAGTCTGCCTATGACCTGCCGGTGGTGGCGGGCGTGGGGGCGGGGGGCGCGCTGGCGCTTGCCATCGCGGCCCAGACGCCGCCGGCCACCATCGGCGCCACCATCGCCGCCGATCCGGAAGAGGGGATCGCGCTTCTGAAGGAGCTCTGCACCCCCGCCGACAAGCGCACGGTCGGCGACCGGATGATCTATGGCCTGACCGACGGACCGCTGCCGGATCCGGTCACCGTTCTCTTCAGCGATGCGGCCAGCGCCGAGGCGAAGGCGCATGTCGATGCGCTTGTCGAGACGCATCAGGATATCGATGTCGAGGAGGCCGGCAGCGATGTGTGGGCGGCGTTTTCCGACGCGCTGTCGGACCGGGTATCGAACAGCGAGGCCGACAGCAATCCGCTCGGCCTGCCGCTGACGGTGCTCGAGGCGCCCAAGCCTTCGGATACGATGGCGGTCGTTCTCTCCGGCGATGGCGGCTGGCGCGATATCGACAAGGAGGTCGGCGACGAGCTCGTCAAGCAGGGCATTCCCGTCGCGGGGCTCGACTCCCTGCGCTACTTCTGGACCGAGAAGACGCCGCAGCAGGTGGCTACCGATCTGTCTCGGATCATCGATGTCTATTCGAAACGCTGGAATGCCAAGAAGGTGCTTCTGATCGGCTATTCCTTCGGGGCCGATGTGCTGCCGCGCACCTATACCCTGCTGCCGAAGGCCGATCGCGACCGCATCGCGCAGCTCTCGCTGCTCGCCGTCTCCAATCAGGTCGATTACCAGATCTCCGTGCTCGGCTGGATCGGCGCGCAGCAGAACAGCGGATCGGGCAGCCCGGCCGATGATTTGAAGTCGATCGATCCGAAGCTCGTCCAATGCATCTACGGCACCGACGAGGAAGACGATGTCTGCCCGACGCTCAAGGGAACCGGCATCGAGATCGTGCCGATCGAAGGCGGGCATCATTTCGACGAGGATTATCCGGCGCTCGTCAAGCGCATCCTCGACAGCTATGCGATGCGGCTCAAAGGCCAGACGCCGCCAAGCCAGCCGGTGCCGCAATCTCCGTAA